In the genome of Saprospira sp. CCB-QB6, one region contains:
- a CDS encoding OstA-like protein, whose translation MRYLLLCCLLFLGLESYAQRDSTNSDTSRVQLLHSNKGRGENRADGRYLFLEGEVHFRQKEMHLWCDTAQQAPNDQVLAYGDVEMLQEDSIRAFSDSLRYDGIRREAELKNQVVLQDSSMTLFTDYLHYDLEEKKASYPQGVLIVSDSSQLQSKRGHYELETKMAYFVDSVRLNHPKYKLITDSMAFNTEEEKSYFLAPTYMYDDENLVYCESGYYDNKAERAELTGSPYYLQRKGQNSRRAYADTILYVGSEDSYYLIGNAILEEESQKVYADTIVRRGMKGRFEFLGHPRFERKGEDGDQQEILAGDSYYDEEKEAMVFQDGVTAKRGSQILRSETLEYSESRKEAWAKGQVILEDTVEQSRLMAGSVYYNDSTGQMLAQDHPIALMLLDGDSLWMTADTFWMEKDSAGAYQLRAYHQVQVFKSDIQALGDSLTYSEVDSLFELRGNPRLWLDSVQFTADTLRGRLADQSLQELLLLNHAFMASSKEEVYFNQIKARDIRAHFLDNELQRADIQYNGEMVYYALDEQGRYAGVNDMDCSDMQVRFKERNVDRIKFMGQPKAILYPMGQVDHKKLSLKGFKWLETERPKDRWSLTGPYAWGIKATDLPAVDPAPIPEETPKVEEKKEKPTLTKEQLSNQKRRGGRK comes from the coding sequence TCATTTTAGGCAAAAAGAAATGCACCTTTGGTGTGATACGGCCCAGCAGGCGCCCAATGACCAAGTTTTGGCCTATGGAGATGTGGAAATGCTGCAAGAAGATAGCATTCGGGCCTTTTCGGATAGCTTGCGTTATGATGGGATAAGGCGAGAGGCAGAATTGAAGAACCAGGTCGTTTTGCAGGATAGTTCTATGACCTTATTTACCGATTATCTACATTATGATTTGGAGGAAAAGAAGGCCAGTTATCCGCAAGGGGTTTTGATCGTTTCAGATTCTAGTCAGTTGCAGAGTAAGCGGGGACATTATGAGTTGGAGACCAAAATGGCTTATTTTGTAGATTCGGTTCGGCTCAATCACCCTAAATATAAGTTGATTACGGATTCTATGGCCTTTAATACGGAGGAGGAAAAAAGTTATTTTTTGGCGCCTACCTATATGTATGATGATGAAAATTTGGTCTATTGCGAATCGGGTTATTATGATAATAAGGCGGAGCGGGCCGAGTTGACGGGCTCGCCCTATTATTTGCAGCGCAAGGGCCAAAATAGCCGCCGAGCTTATGCCGATACTATATTATATGTAGGGAGTGAGGATAGTTATTATTTGATTGGCAATGCCATTTTGGAAGAAGAGAGCCAAAAGGTGTATGCGGATACGATTGTTCGGCGGGGGATGAAAGGCCGTTTTGAGTTTTTGGGCCATCCTCGTTTTGAGCGCAAGGGAGAAGATGGGGATCAACAAGAAATTTTGGCGGGAGATTCTTATTATGATGAAGAAAAAGAAGCCATGGTGTTTCAGGATGGGGTGACGGCCAAGCGAGGCAGCCAAATTCTTCGGTCCGAAACCTTAGAATATAGCGAGAGTCGTAAAGAAGCTTGGGCTAAGGGCCAAGTTATTTTGGAAGATACGGTAGAACAAAGTCGTTTGATGGCGGGCTCAGTCTATTATAATGATTCGACGGGACAGATGTTGGCCCAAGATCATCCGATTGCCCTGATGTTATTGGATGGCGACAGTCTTTGGATGACTGCCGATACCTTTTGGATGGAAAAAGACAGCGCTGGGGCCTATCAATTGCGGGCTTACCATCAGGTGCAGGTCTTTAAGTCCGATATTCAAGCTTTGGGCGATTCTTTAACCTACAGTGAGGTCGATTCGCTTTTTGAGCTGCGGGGAAATCCACGGCTTTGGCTCGATTCGGTCCAGTTTACGGCCGATACTTTGCGGGGCCGCTTGGCGGATCAGTCCTTGCAAGAGCTCCTTTTGCTCAATCATGCTTTTATGGCCTCAAGCAAAGAAGAGGTTTATTTTAATCAGATTAAGGCCAGAGATATTCGGGCACATTTTCTAGACAATGAGTTGCAGCGGGCCGATATTCAGTACAATGGCGAAATGGTTTATTATGCGCTAGATGAGCAGGGCCGCTATGCGGGCGTCAATGATATGGATTGCTCAGATATGCAGGTTCGCTTTAAGGAGCGGAATGTCGATCGGATCAAGTTTATGGGCCAACCCAAGGCCATTTTATACCCCATGGGACAGGTCGATCACAAAAAACTGAGCCTTAAAGGCTTCAAATGGCTAGAGACCGAGCGCCCAAAAGATCGTTGGAGCTTGACGGGGCCTTATGCTTGGGGGATAAAAGCGACAGATTTGCCAGCGGTTGATCCAGCGCCAATTCCAGAAGAAACTCCCAAAGTAGAAGAGAAAAAAGAAAAGCCTACACTCACCAAAGAGCAGCTATCTAATCAAAAACGCCGAGGAGGAAGAAAGTAG
- the secDF gene encoding protein translocase subunit SecDF, producing MQGKSFVKFFTIALVLVISYIFFLMIPTSGIERSASEFAKAATDSIQDQELKAVEYDMARQYFLDSISEEPVLNLGIKSYSYQELKRGQLALGLDLKGGMSVVLQVDLQELIKTLANQTSDENFQKALANSKSAQAAAQVDFVTLFGQEYAKVSDKPLARFFGTTEKLEGIDINSTNEEVLTAIRLEASKTVERTFNLLKQRIDKFGVAQPVVSLDKSTDRITVELPGVRSPKRAREFLQATASLEFWEMYTAVELLGQQTAGPLVNLNEALKGSKYDKSEPAVGTAAPQPDSSALAYIEEVKADTSLDEAVKQAKIDSVNASFAATTVADSTNPGPLFKVMGFAPPQTEKDPYVGYTQVKDTAEVMQMLRSAEAKRLLPKDLRFAWDSKVQKSENGGRLVQLFALRTRGQAEANLSGERVVSSRATQNPSGSGYAVSLDMDNEGARKWKKMTEDNVGFCVAVTLDNKVYSYPRVNEAIPNGSTSISGDFSATDASDLANILSIGKLPAKPEIIEEAVVGPSLGQATVNAGLFALVIGFVLVLIFMLVYYAKAGILAVLALFLNIFFILGCLASFGTVLTLPGIAGIVLTIGMAVDANVIIFERIREELRAGQHWKEAILSGFQHSYSAIIDANVTSFVTALILFQYGLGPIKGFATVLMIGVACSVFTAVLFGRLLFDRYLVNNKEVSIWTGSTKNVLANVSFDFIGKRKIAYAVSAVLLIAGIASMATQGFELGVDFQGGRSYTVEFPQQVEVPQLKEELVKAFDGYDKNVVKTFNQGNQVKITTSFMQEKEGLEADTEVLTKLHQACKAYSSADVDFEAFAAGKAPNVTEAGLYLTASSKVGPTIADDISQSAFWASLISLLFIFGYIFVRFRRWQFSVGAIAALFHDVLLVLGIFSLFKGIMPFSMEIDQAFIAAILTIIGYSINDTVIVFDRIRETATNEGDSKGIKDIVNQAIQSTVSRTSITSLTTFLVVAILFFFGGDGISGFAFALLIGVIVGTYSSMFIASPIVVDTTKDASSLKYTEYVSDYAEGAEDAESSTGDELDELENEEEKA from the coding sequence ATGCAAGGGAAAAGTTTCGTAAAGTTCTTTACGATTGCGTTAGTCCTGGTCATTTCGTACATCTTCTTTTTGATGATTCCGACCAGCGGTATCGAGCGCAGTGCAAGCGAATTTGCTAAAGCGGCAACGGATAGCATTCAGGACCAAGAACTTAAGGCTGTAGAGTATGATATGGCCAGACAGTACTTCCTCGACTCTATTTCTGAGGAGCCCGTCTTGAATCTAGGAATCAAATCATACTCTTATCAAGAGCTCAAGCGCGGCCAATTGGCTTTGGGTTTGGACTTGAAAGGAGGTATGAGCGTTGTCCTTCAAGTAGATTTGCAAGAGTTAATTAAGACTTTAGCCAACCAAACCTCTGATGAGAACTTTCAGAAGGCTTTGGCTAACTCCAAATCTGCTCAAGCTGCGGCTCAGGTAGATTTTGTGACCTTGTTTGGTCAAGAATATGCCAAAGTAAGTGATAAGCCATTGGCTCGCTTCTTTGGAACTACTGAAAAATTGGAAGGCATTGATATTAACTCTACAAATGAGGAAGTATTGACTGCAATTCGTTTAGAGGCTTCTAAAACAGTAGAGCGTACCTTCAACTTGTTGAAGCAGCGTATTGATAAATTTGGTGTGGCACAACCGGTTGTTTCACTAGATAAGTCTACCGACCGAATTACAGTTGAGTTGCCTGGTGTTCGCAGTCCTAAACGTGCTCGTGAATTCTTGCAAGCTACAGCTAGTCTAGAATTTTGGGAAATGTATACTGCTGTTGAGCTATTGGGCCAACAGACTGCTGGTCCTTTGGTTAACCTCAATGAGGCCCTAAAAGGTAGCAAATACGATAAGAGCGAGCCTGCTGTAGGTACAGCTGCTCCTCAGCCTGATTCTTCGGCTTTGGCTTATATTGAAGAAGTAAAGGCAGATACTAGCCTAGACGAGGCTGTTAAGCAAGCAAAAATTGATTCTGTCAATGCTAGTTTTGCAGCTACTACTGTAGCTGATTCTACTAATCCTGGTCCTTTATTTAAGGTAATGGGCTTTGCTCCACCTCAGACAGAAAAGGATCCTTATGTAGGCTATACTCAGGTCAAAGATACTGCAGAAGTGATGCAAATGCTTCGTTCTGCTGAAGCAAAGCGTCTTTTGCCTAAAGATCTTCGTTTTGCTTGGGACTCAAAAGTTCAGAAGTCAGAAAATGGAGGACGTTTGGTGCAGCTTTTTGCATTACGCACTCGTGGTCAAGCTGAGGCAAATTTATCAGGTGAACGGGTTGTTTCTTCTCGCGCCACTCAAAATCCTTCTGGCTCTGGTTATGCAGTTTCTCTCGACATGGACAATGAAGGGGCGCGTAAATGGAAGAAAATGACAGAGGACAATGTTGGCTTCTGTGTAGCGGTAACCCTAGACAACAAAGTATATTCTTATCCTCGTGTTAATGAGGCAATTCCTAATGGTAGCACAAGTATTTCAGGAGATTTCTCGGCTACTGATGCAAGTGATTTGGCCAATATTTTAAGTATTGGTAAGCTTCCTGCAAAACCTGAAATTATTGAAGAAGCGGTTGTTGGTCCTAGCTTGGGACAAGCTACTGTAAATGCGGGTCTTTTTGCACTAGTAATTGGATTCGTGTTGGTGCTTATCTTCATGTTGGTATACTATGCTAAGGCAGGTATTCTTGCTGTATTGGCCCTCTTCCTCAACATCTTCTTTATCCTGGGTTGTTTGGCCTCTTTTGGTACTGTATTGACACTACCTGGTATTGCTGGTATCGTATTGACCATTGGTATGGCTGTGGATGCCAACGTAATTATTTTTGAGCGTATTCGTGAGGAATTACGAGCTGGGCAGCACTGGAAAGAAGCCATTCTTTCAGGGTTCCAGCACTCTTATTCGGCAATTATTGATGCCAACGTTACTTCATTTGTTACAGCGCTTATCCTCTTCCAATATGGTTTAGGACCTATTAAAGGTTTTGCTACTGTATTGATGATTGGTGTTGCTTGTTCGGTATTTACTGCTGTGTTATTTGGCCGTTTGTTGTTTGATCGTTATTTGGTCAATAACAAAGAGGTCTCTATTTGGACAGGAAGTACCAAGAATGTTTTGGCTAATGTAAGCTTTGATTTTATTGGTAAGCGTAAGATTGCTTATGCGGTTTCTGCTGTTTTGTTGATTGCTGGTATTGCTTCTATGGCAACTCAAGGTTTTGAGTTGGGTGTAGACTTTCAAGGTGGTCGTTCTTATACGGTAGAGTTCCCTCAACAAGTAGAGGTTCCCCAACTAAAAGAAGAGTTGGTAAAGGCTTTTGATGGCTATGACAAGAATGTAGTAAAAACCTTTAATCAAGGTAATCAAGTAAAAATTACTACTTCTTTCATGCAAGAAAAAGAGGGACTTGAAGCAGATACTGAAGTATTGACTAAGCTCCACCAAGCTTGTAAAGCTTACTCTTCTGCAGATGTAGATTTTGAAGCTTTTGCAGCAGGCAAAGCGCCTAATGTAACAGAAGCAGGTTTGTACTTGACAGCTTCTTCTAAAGTAGGTCCTACCATTGCAGATGATATTAGCCAGTCTGCTTTTTGGGCTTCATTGATTTCATTGCTCTTTATCTTTGGGTATATCTTTGTTCGCTTCCGCAGATGGCAGTTCTCTGTAGGTGCAATTGCGGCCCTATTCCATGATGTACTTTTGGTATTGGGTATCTTCTCTTTGTTCAAAGGTATTATGCCTTTCTCTATGGAGATTGATCAAGCCTTTATTGCGGCTATTTTGACCATTATTGGTTATTCGATTAACGATACGGTAATTGTATTTGACCGTATCCGTGAGACGGCAACTAACGAAGGGGATAGCAAGGGAATTAAGGATATCGTTAACCAAGCGATTCAGAGTACTGTAAGCCGTACTTCAATTACTTCATTGACTACATTCCTTGTAGTGGCCATCTTGTTCTTCTTTGGTGGTGATGGCATTAGTGGTTTTGCTTTTGCCTTGTTGATTGGGGTAATTGTGGGTACTTACTCTTCTATGTTTATTGCATCTCCAATTGTAGTAGATACGACAAAAGATGCTAGTTCATTGAAATATACAGAATACGTTTCTGACTATGCTGAAGGTGCTGAAGATGCTGAAAGCAGCACTGGCGATGAGCTAGATGAGTTGGAAAACGAAGAAGAAAAAGCTTAA
- the greA gene encoding transcription elongation factor GreA: protein MSKQISYMTREGYNKLKKELEELKTVERQKVAQQIAEAREKGDLSENAEYDAAKEAQGLLELKINQMEAVMANARIVDGADLDASKVVVLSTVKMKNLKTKKTMSYTLVSESEADLKAKKISVNSPIGKGLLGKAVGDIADIQTPGGIMQVEILDIKIEL from the coding sequence ATGTCTAAGCAAATCTCTTATATGACCCGTGAGGGCTATAATAAATTGAAGAAAGAGTTGGAAGAACTCAAAACTGTAGAACGTCAAAAAGTGGCTCAGCAAATTGCAGAGGCTCGTGAAAAGGGCGATCTTTCGGAGAATGCGGAATATGATGCGGCCAAGGAAGCACAAGGCTTGTTAGAGCTTAAAATTAACCAAATGGAGGCGGTGATGGCCAATGCGCGCATTGTTGATGGAGCTGATTTGGATGCTTCTAAGGTAGTGGTGCTTTCTACGGTAAAAATGAAAAATCTCAAGACTAAAAAGACCATGAGTTACACCTTGGTTTCTGAGTCAGAGGCTGATCTTAAAGCCAAAAAAATCTCTGTAAACTCTCCTATTGGTAAGGGCTTATTGGGTAAAGCGGTAGGGGATATCGCCGATATTCAGACACCTGGAGGAATTATGCAGGTAGAAATCTTGGATATCAAGATTGAACTCTAG
- a CDS encoding outer membrane beta-barrel protein, with protein MMKRTALFSFLSLFLLAGFGLKAQTGPYARLGVGYGMGSTTDQLGTTYVEDANGDFTETNIYGTYGGGFDVNLDLGYNFSQNFGFGLGVDYLFGSTVTRDEYTDPSQTSKTEVYTRQLRLSPNFTVRGSNEGMVQPYGGLGLVIPVTGTTYSNTEDVYTGISGTATQKVESKGQFTLGYEAFAGVYFKVPNDKVRIFAELRYTGLRIRAKEAEIVELMQPDMTTRTIIDVMDLRVDPYTQINFVDEIDQNTNANRNAGDPVEQLRTSTNFSSFGIQVGVAMSFGGGEE; from the coding sequence ATGATGAAGCGTACTGCACTTTTTAGCTTCTTGAGCTTGTTTTTGCTCGCTGGATTTGGCCTTAAGGCACAAACTGGTCCCTATGCTCGTTTGGGCGTAGGCTACGGTATGGGAAGTACTACAGACCAACTGGGTACTACTTATGTAGAAGATGCAAATGGTGATTTTACAGAAACAAATATTTATGGCACCTATGGTGGCGGTTTTGATGTTAATCTAGATCTGGGCTATAACTTTAGCCAAAATTTTGGCTTTGGTTTAGGGGTAGATTATCTATTTGGAAGCACAGTAACTAGAGATGAGTATACTGATCCTTCGCAAACTTCAAAGACAGAAGTTTACACCCGTCAATTGCGCCTATCTCCCAACTTTACTGTTCGTGGAAGCAATGAAGGAATGGTACAACCTTATGGCGGGTTAGGCCTTGTTATTCCTGTTACAGGGACTACATATTCTAATACAGAAGATGTGTATACAGGAATTAGTGGCACTGCTACCCAAAAAGTAGAGTCTAAAGGACAATTTACTCTAGGCTATGAAGCTTTTGCTGGTGTTTACTTTAAGGTACCTAATGATAAAGTGCGCATCTTTGCCGAGCTTCGTTATACGGGCTTACGTATTCGGGCTAAAGAGGCAGAGATTGTAGAACTTATGCAACCCGATATGACTACAAGAACTATCATTGATGTAATGGATTTGAGAGTAGATCCCTATACACAGATTAACTTTGTAGATGAAATTGATCAAAATACGAACGCAAATAGAAATGCGGGTGATCCTGTCGAACAACTTCGAACATCTACCAACTTTAGCAGCTTTGGAATCCAAGTTGGAGTAGCCATGAGCTTTGGTGGTGGAGAGGAATAG